From one Amycolatopsis sp. FDAARGOS 1241 genomic stretch:
- a CDS encoding helix-turn-helix domain-containing protein, translating to MAARGRECSIADALEVVGERWSLLALREILLGERRFNQIADNTGASRDILAARLRKLVDAGVLEKRRYEDHPPRFEYLPTESARALQPVLLGLMQWGDRYVHQGPPPTVYEHACGEQLQVKSVCAHCGEPVNAAGTRPLRVGAVR from the coding sequence ATGGCAGCGCGAGGCCGGGAGTGCTCGATCGCGGACGCGCTCGAGGTGGTGGGCGAGCGGTGGAGCCTGCTCGCGCTCCGGGAGATCCTGCTGGGAGAGCGGCGGTTCAACCAGATCGCCGACAACACCGGAGCCAGCCGCGACATCCTCGCCGCACGGCTGCGCAAGCTCGTGGACGCCGGGGTGCTCGAAAAGCGCCGGTACGAGGACCACCCGCCGCGCTTCGAGTACTTGCCCACGGAGTCGGCGCGCGCCCTGCAGCCGGTGCTGCTCGGCTTGATGCAGTGGGGTGACCGATACGTGCATCAAGGACCGCCGCCGACGGTCTACGAGCACGCGTGCGGCGAACAGCTGCAGGTGAAGAGCGTGTGCGCCCACTGTGGCGAACCGGTGAACGCAGCCGGTACCCGCCCGCTGCGCGTCGGTGCCGTGCGCTGA
- a CDS encoding catalase family peroxidase, with protein MTTELPASQLSVSIVDEIEQLKGTFPGYRRAHARCVCYDATFVPSGVAADLTTAAHPRGEPVRATVRFSHTDTNPHLPDAGPAVRGLAVKFHLPGGTNTDLVAVNLDRFIAATPEDFLGLLRSAEPDPATGQPDLAKVQAHVGAHPSAGPALFTAAQIPTPVSYGTTTYWAIHAFLWRAGDGAVRPVRCRWVPEAGEHVLGAGEGADWPAEHLTDELATRLARGPVEFSLKVQLAEPGDPTDDATLVWPADRTEITAGRLAVTGEVTDQEHWDSQVFDPTLLTEGIELSGDPILAARSAIYAVSYNRRSHQR; from the coding sequence ATGACCACGGAACTGCCCGCGTCCCAGCTCTCCGTGTCCATCGTGGACGAGATCGAGCAGCTGAAGGGCACCTTCCCGGGTTACCGCCGGGCCCACGCCCGGTGCGTCTGCTACGACGCCACGTTCGTGCCGTCCGGCGTCGCCGCGGACCTCACCACCGCGGCCCACCCGCGCGGCGAGCCCGTGCGGGCGACCGTGCGGTTCTCGCACACCGACACCAACCCGCATCTGCCCGACGCCGGCCCGGCCGTGCGCGGCCTCGCGGTGAAGTTCCACCTGCCGGGTGGCACGAACACCGATCTCGTCGCCGTGAACCTCGACCGGTTCATCGCCGCGACACCCGAGGACTTCCTCGGCCTGCTCAGGTCGGCCGAACCCGACCCGGCCACCGGGCAGCCCGACCTGGCCAAGGTTCAGGCGCACGTCGGCGCGCACCCGAGCGCCGGGCCGGCACTGTTCACCGCGGCGCAGATCCCGACACCGGTCAGCTACGGCACCACGACGTACTGGGCGATCCACGCGTTCCTGTGGCGCGCGGGCGACGGCGCCGTCCGCCCGGTCCGCTGCCGCTGGGTGCCCGAAGCGGGTGAGCACGTGCTCGGCGCCGGCGAAGGCGCCGACTGGCCGGCCGAGCACCTCACCGACGAACTGGCGACGCGGCTGGCGCGCGGCCCGGTCGAATTCAGCCTCAAGGTCCAGCTCGCCGAGCCGGGCGACCCGACCGATGACGCCACCCTCGTGTGGCCGGCGGACCGCACCGAGATCACCGCCGGGCGGCTGGCCGTCACGGGCGAGGTGACCGACCAGGAGCACTGGGATTCGCAAGTCTTCGACCCGACCCTGCTGACCGAGGGCATCGAGCTGTCCGGCGACCCGATCCTCGCCGCGCGCAGCGCGATCTACGCGGTGTCCTACAACCGGCGCAGCCACCAGCGCTGA
- a CDS encoding DUF2079 domain-containing protein — MAASSQRLPAEPGQVPRRGRGRALLWPVAVAAVSAVVFLGVKGSLIDDAYITLGYARNVAEHFHWGLVRAETANSATSPLNVLLLALGGTLTRVAGGHVHPVTGLGLVFVAAMTAVGWGFARIARALRLPFATAVAGTAAILFNPFVLSATGLEVHLISAALVLLTAYALEGRAIGFGVVAGLAVLVRLDLVLFVVLFALGVGALRRRLLPVAGIVSAVCLPWFVFSWFALGSAIPDTFLIKTTQGAFGEYTYGNGPFYYLDPKRWQATLVSFGPAAAGLLALLGLAGWLLARRQQAARFGPVGVLGLGGLAYYGAYSGLGVPPYQWYYVPPIVALTVVFVVLAGYVATLGHGFRRAVAVTVAVLVFAGTVLPAGYLDVRRGVPWTAPPIFGNWATAAAYARVGQEIGARVGDATVAAPPEVGTLAYFCGCSMVDTFADQGRVVPLVDRRIAETGPVGSFLLRLDYHWFDRTRKPRPVQYRLEWSWAPISGPDTWHLFSPATGNGWVRLVRI; from the coding sequence GTGGCGGCCTCGTCGCAGCGTCTCCCGGCTGAGCCCGGGCAGGTGCCGAGACGCGGCCGCGGCCGGGCGCTGCTGTGGCCGGTCGCGGTGGCCGCCGTGTCGGCCGTGGTGTTCCTCGGGGTCAAGGGGAGCCTGATCGACGACGCCTACATCACGCTCGGCTACGCTCGCAACGTCGCCGAGCACTTCCACTGGGGCCTCGTCCGCGCCGAGACCGCGAATTCGGCGACCTCCCCGCTCAACGTCCTGTTGCTCGCCCTGGGCGGCACGCTGACCCGGGTCGCCGGCGGCCACGTCCACCCGGTGACGGGGCTGGGCCTGGTCTTCGTGGCGGCGATGACGGCCGTGGGGTGGGGTTTCGCGCGGATCGCGCGGGCGCTGCGGCTGCCGTTCGCGACGGCCGTGGCCGGGACGGCGGCGATCCTGTTCAACCCGTTCGTACTGTCGGCGACCGGGCTCGAGGTGCACCTCATCTCGGCGGCGCTGGTGCTGCTCACGGCGTACGCGCTGGAGGGCCGCGCGATCGGGTTCGGGGTGGTCGCGGGCCTCGCGGTCCTGGTACGGCTCGACCTCGTGCTGTTCGTGGTGCTCTTCGCGCTCGGTGTGGGCGCACTGCGCCGCCGGCTGCTGCCGGTCGCGGGCATCGTTTCGGCGGTGTGCCTGCCGTGGTTCGTGTTCAGCTGGTTCGCCCTCGGCTCGGCGATCCCGGACACGTTCCTGATCAAGACCACGCAGGGCGCGTTCGGCGAATACACCTACGGCAACGGGCCGTTCTACTACCTCGACCCGAAGCGGTGGCAGGCCACGCTCGTCTCGTTCGGACCGGCGGCGGCCGGGTTGCTCGCGCTGCTGGGCCTGGCCGGCTGGCTGCTCGCGCGCCGGCAGCAGGCAGCGCGGTTCGGACCGGTCGGCGTGCTGGGACTCGGCGGGCTCGCGTACTACGGCGCCTATTCGGGCCTCGGCGTGCCGCCGTACCAGTGGTACTACGTGCCACCGATCGTCGCCCTCACCGTCGTGTTCGTCGTGCTGGCCGGCTACGTCGCGACGCTGGGCCACGGGTTCCGGCGGGCGGTCGCCGTGACCGTCGCGGTGCTCGTGTTCGCCGGGACAGTGCTGCCCGCCGGGTACCTCGACGTCCGCCGCGGCGTGCCGTGGACGGCCCCGCCGATCTTCGGCAACTGGGCCACGGCCGCCGCCTACGCCCGTGTCGGGCAGGAGATCGGCGCCCGGGTCGGCGACGCGACGGTGGCCGCGCCGCCGGAGGTCGGCACGCTCGCGTACTTCTGCGGCTGCTCGATGGTCGACACCTTCGCGGACCAGGGCCGGGTCGTGCCGCTGGTCGACCGGCGGATCGCCGAGACCGGGCCGGTCGGCTCCTTCTTGCTCCGGCTGGACTACCACTGGTTCGACCGGACGCGAAAACCCCGGCCCGTGCAGTACCGGCTCGAGTGGAGCTGGGCGCCGATCTCCGGACCCGACACTTGGCACCTGTTCTCACCCGCCACCGGTAACGGCTGGGTGCGGCTCGTGCGGATCTGA
- a CDS encoding NUDIX domain-containing protein yields MEEFPPSAVTVDLVVLTITGEQLCVLLVRRGVEPFRGSWALPGGFVLADEDLDTAARRELAEETGLAAGTVHIEQLAGYGDPGRDPRLRVVTIAYLALAPDLPVPRAGTDAAEARWTPLATFDPATMAFDHAKILADGLERARAKLEYTPLATAFCPREFTVAELRRVYELVWDTRLDPRNFHRKVTGADGLLEPVGTTTTRDGGRPARLYRRGPAELLSPPMLRTRG; encoded by the coding sequence ATGGAGGAGTTCCCGCCGAGCGCGGTCACCGTGGACCTCGTCGTGCTCACGATCACCGGCGAGCAGCTCTGCGTGCTCCTGGTGCGCCGGGGAGTGGAGCCGTTCCGTGGCTCCTGGGCGCTGCCCGGCGGCTTCGTGCTCGCCGACGAGGACCTCGACACGGCGGCGCGGCGCGAGCTGGCGGAGGAGACGGGCCTCGCGGCGGGGACCGTCCACATCGAACAGCTCGCGGGCTACGGCGACCCGGGCCGCGACCCCCGCCTGCGCGTGGTCACCATCGCCTACCTGGCGCTCGCGCCCGACCTCCCCGTGCCCCGGGCCGGCACGGACGCGGCCGAAGCGCGGTGGACGCCGCTCGCGACCTTCGACCCGGCGACGATGGCCTTCGACCACGCGAAGATCCTCGCCGACGGGCTGGAGCGCGCCCGGGCGAAACTCGAGTACACCCCGCTCGCGACGGCGTTCTGCCCGCGCGAGTTCACCGTCGCCGAGCTGCGCCGCGTCTACGAGCTCGTGTGGGACACCCGGCTGGACCCGCGCAACTTCCACCGCAAGGTCACGGGCGCCGACGGCTTGCTCGAACCCGTCGGCACCACCACGACCCGCGACGGCGGCCGTCCCGCGCGGCTGTACCGGCGGGGGCCGGCCGAGCTGCTGTCGCCGCCGATGCTGCGCACCCGCGGCTGA
- a CDS encoding single-stranded DNA-binding protein, translating to MAGDTVVTVVGNLTADPELRFTANGAAVANFTIASTPRTFDRESGEWKDGEALFLRCSVWRQPAENVAESLARGARVIVQGRLVQRSFETKEGERRTVVELQVDEIGPSLRYATAKVNRANRSGPPPADSSDGPWSPAPSAVAAGAGDPPF from the coding sequence ATGGCCGGAGATACCGTCGTGACCGTCGTCGGCAACCTCACCGCCGACCCCGAGCTGCGCTTCACCGCCAACGGCGCCGCGGTCGCCAACTTCACCATCGCTTCCACCCCGCGCACCTTCGACCGCGAGTCGGGTGAGTGGAAAGACGGCGAAGCACTTTTCCTGCGCTGCAGTGTGTGGCGCCAGCCGGCGGAGAACGTCGCGGAGTCGCTGGCGAGAGGCGCCCGGGTCATCGTGCAGGGCCGCCTGGTGCAGCGCTCGTTCGAAACCAAGGAGGGCGAACGCCGGACGGTGGTGGAACTCCAGGTCGACGAGATCGGCCCGTCGCTGCGCTACGCCACCGCGAAGGTCAACCGCGCCAACCGATCGGGTCCGCCGCCCGCGGATTCCTCCGACGGGCCGTGGTCACCCGCGCCGTCAGCGGTCGCCGCGGGAGCGGGTGATCCGCCGTTCTGA
- a CDS encoding amino acid permease — protein MDSTSVAKEGDSYTKALGNRQVQMIAIGGAIGVGLFLGAGGKLQQVGPSLIFSYAICGVAAYFVMRALGELVLHEPSSGSFVTYARKFIGPWAGFVSGWMYWVNWAMTGIAEITAVAIYVHRWLPDLPQWITALVALGVLLAVNLLSVKLFGELEFWFSVVKVLAIVVFLITAIGLVLTGANIGGTTAGVHNLVDRGGLFPAGFGIALMTLQAVIFAYSAIEVVGIAAGETKDARKVLPKAINGVVWRIGVFYVGSVLLLAMLLPWPFYNGGESPFVTVFSRLGIAGIGDVMNAVVLTAALSSCNSGLYSTGRILRALADKGEAPKFVGRMSSRHVPYGGILFTSVVYVLGVVLNYLVPQEAFDIAIAIASLGVVATWATLIYSQMRMRQAALRGEVERPGYRMPGAPYTGWATLGFLALVVVLMGFSDGAEKIAFYSIPVLVVVLAVGWRIVSRRRTAEVPAAAVEAD, from the coding sequence ATGGATTCCACAAGCGTCGCCAAGGAAGGCGACAGCTACACGAAAGCACTCGGCAACCGCCAGGTGCAGATGATCGCGATCGGCGGCGCGATCGGCGTCGGACTGTTCCTCGGGGCCGGCGGAAAGCTCCAGCAGGTCGGGCCGTCGCTGATCTTCTCCTACGCCATCTGCGGCGTCGCGGCCTATTTCGTCATGCGCGCACTCGGAGAGCTCGTTCTGCACGAACCGAGCTCGGGCAGTTTCGTCACCTACGCCCGCAAGTTCATCGGGCCGTGGGCCGGATTCGTGTCCGGCTGGATGTACTGGGTGAACTGGGCGATGACGGGCATCGCCGAGATCACGGCCGTCGCGATCTACGTGCACCGGTGGCTGCCCGACCTGCCGCAGTGGATCACCGCGCTCGTCGCGCTCGGCGTGCTGCTCGCGGTGAACCTGCTGAGCGTGAAGCTGTTCGGCGAACTGGAGTTCTGGTTCTCCGTGGTGAAGGTGCTCGCGATCGTGGTCTTCCTGATCACCGCGATCGGGCTCGTGCTCACGGGCGCGAACATCGGCGGCACCACCGCGGGCGTGCACAACCTCGTCGACCGCGGCGGCCTGTTCCCCGCCGGCTTCGGCATCGCGCTCATGACCCTGCAGGCGGTCATCTTCGCCTACTCCGCGATCGAGGTCGTCGGCATCGCGGCCGGTGAGACCAAGGACGCGCGCAAGGTGCTCCCGAAGGCGATCAACGGCGTGGTGTGGCGGATCGGCGTGTTCTACGTCGGTTCGGTGCTGCTGCTGGCGATGCTGCTGCCGTGGCCGTTCTACAACGGCGGCGAAAGCCCCTTCGTCACGGTCTTCTCGCGCCTGGGCATCGCCGGCATCGGCGACGTGATGAACGCCGTCGTGCTCACGGCCGCGCTGTCCTCGTGCAACTCCGGCCTCTACTCGACCGGCCGCATCCTGCGGGCGCTCGCGGACAAGGGCGAGGCGCCGAAGTTCGTGGGCCGGATGAGCAGCCGACACGTGCCCTACGGCGGCATCCTGTTCACGTCGGTCGTCTACGTGCTCGGGGTCGTGCTGAACTACCTCGTGCCGCAGGAGGCCTTCGACATCGCCATCGCGATCGCCTCGCTCGGCGTGGTCGCCACCTGGGCGACGCTGATCTACTCGCAGATGCGCATGCGCCAGGCCGCGTTGCGGGGTGAGGTCGAGCGGCCGGGCTACCGGATGCCGGGCGCGCCCTACACCGGCTGGGCCACGCTCGGGTTCCTCGCGCTCGTCGTCGTGCTGATGGGCTTCTCCGACGGCGCCGAGAAGATCGCGTTCTACTCGATCCCGGTGCTCGTGGTCGTGCTCGCCGTGGGCTGGCGGATCGTGTCGCGCCGCCGCACGGCCGAGGTGCCCGCGGCGGCCGTCGAGGCGGACTGA
- a CDS encoding pyridoxal-phosphate dependent enzyme yields the protein MARVSLVDYVDERSGRRYPIDPLRWRGDDGAPLTVEALPGITREQVDTGDRSLWRYRAALPGDLAPVSLGEGCTPLVERPWRGHATRFKLEWFSPTGSFKDRGSSVMISALARAGVRDVLEDSSGNGGSSVSAYAAAAGMTATILAPESTSPAKILQSRAYGAKVDLVPGTRGDTAAEALRRSGETTYASHNWHPFFLQGTKTLAYELWEDFGFSAPDAVVTVAGAGSIVLGLDLGFGELQRRGAIAKRPRLLVAQPANCGPIDAAFRAGAGDAVTTEFAPTIAEGTAIREPVRLPEVLAAIRRSGGTTVAIAEDEIARATRELARIGLYAEPTSATAAAAVDEFRRRGELAPGERTAVVLTGSGLKAAAVMGTLV from the coding sequence GTGGCCAGAGTGTCCCTCGTGGACTACGTGGACGAACGCAGCGGCCGGCGCTACCCGATCGACCCGCTGCGGTGGCGCGGGGACGACGGCGCGCCGCTGACGGTGGAGGCGCTGCCGGGCATCACGCGTGAGCAGGTGGACACCGGCGACCGCTCGCTCTGGCGCTACCGGGCCGCCCTGCCCGGCGACCTGGCTCCCGTCTCGCTCGGCGAAGGCTGCACGCCACTGGTGGAGCGGCCGTGGCGGGGGCACGCCACCCGGTTCAAGCTCGAGTGGTTCTCCCCCACGGGCAGCTTCAAGGACCGCGGCAGCAGCGTCATGATCTCCGCGCTCGCGCGGGCGGGGGTGCGCGACGTGCTCGAGGACAGTTCCGGCAACGGCGGCTCGTCCGTCTCCGCGTACGCCGCGGCGGCGGGGATGACGGCGACGATCCTCGCGCCGGAGTCAACGTCGCCGGCGAAGATCCTGCAGAGCCGGGCGTACGGAGCGAAAGTGGACCTCGTGCCCGGGACGCGCGGCGACACCGCGGCCGAAGCCCTGCGCCGGTCGGGGGAAACGACGTACGCGAGCCACAACTGGCACCCGTTCTTCCTGCAGGGCACCAAAACCCTCGCGTACGAGCTGTGGGAGGACTTCGGCTTCTCCGCGCCGGACGCGGTGGTGACGGTGGCCGGCGCGGGAAGTATCGTGCTCGGGCTCGACCTCGGGTTCGGCGAGCTGCAGCGCCGCGGGGCCATCGCGAAGCGGCCGCGCCTGCTGGTGGCGCAGCCGGCCAACTGCGGGCCGATCGACGCCGCGTTCCGGGCCGGCGCCGGCGACGCCGTCACCACCGAGTTCGCCCCGACCATCGCCGAGGGCACGGCGATCCGCGAGCCCGTGCGGCTGCCGGAGGTGCTCGCCGCGATCCGGCGCTCGGGCGGGACGACGGTCGCGATCGCCGAGGACGAGATCGCCCGGGCGACGCGGGAGCTGGCCCGGATCGGGCTCTACGCCGAGCCGACCAGCGCCACCGCGGCAGCCGCGGTCGACGAGTTCCGGCGGCGCGGCGAGCTCGCACCGGGTGAGCGCACCGCCGTCGTCCTCACCGGCTCGGGGCTGAAAGCGGCCGCCGTGATGGGCACCCTGGTCTGA
- a CDS encoding thiolase family protein produces MRDAVIVDAVRTPIGKGKPTGRLAGVHPVDLHAHAIRSLVERTGLDPAVIDDVISGAVGQIGEQSMNTARWAALAAGLPESVPAVTVDRQCGSSQQAIHFAAQGVLSGAYDVVVASGIESMGRVLMGSQVAGKDPFGAGVAARYPEGLVPQGISAELIAAEWGFSREQLDAYSAESHHRAAQAWADGKFAGEVVPLKAPGPDGALVDVTTDESVRPGTTPEVLAGLKPAFKADLWEQRFPQLDWRVTAGNSSPINDGASAVLITSSETAAKLGLKPRARLHSFSVVGDDPLYMLTGVIPATRKVLDRAGLKLEDIDAFEVNEAFASVVLAWQAELGADLAKVNVNGGAIAIGHPLGASGSRLMTTLLSVLEQTGGRYGLQTMCEAGGLANATIIERL; encoded by the coding sequence ATGAGGGACGCAGTCATCGTCGACGCGGTACGGACCCCGATCGGCAAGGGCAAGCCCACCGGGCGGCTGGCCGGGGTGCACCCGGTCGACCTGCACGCGCACGCGATCCGGTCGCTCGTCGAGCGCACGGGCCTCGACCCGGCGGTGATCGACGACGTGATCAGCGGCGCGGTCGGCCAGATCGGCGAGCAGAGCATGAACACCGCGCGCTGGGCCGCGCTCGCCGCGGGCCTGCCGGAGTCGGTGCCCGCCGTGACCGTCGATCGCCAGTGCGGCAGCAGCCAGCAGGCCATCCACTTCGCCGCGCAGGGTGTGCTGAGCGGCGCCTACGACGTGGTAGTCGCTTCCGGCATCGAGTCCATGGGCCGGGTGCTGATGGGCAGCCAGGTCGCGGGCAAGGATCCGTTCGGCGCCGGCGTCGCCGCGCGCTACCCCGAAGGGCTCGTGCCACAGGGGATCAGCGCCGAGCTCATCGCGGCCGAGTGGGGTTTCTCGCGTGAGCAGCTCGACGCGTATTCGGCCGAGAGCCACCACCGCGCCGCGCAGGCGTGGGCCGACGGGAAGTTCGCCGGCGAGGTCGTGCCGCTCAAGGCGCCGGGCCCCGACGGCGCGCTCGTCGACGTGACCACGGACGAATCCGTGCGGCCCGGCACCACGCCCGAAGTCCTCGCGGGTCTCAAGCCGGCGTTCAAGGCGGACCTGTGGGAGCAGCGCTTCCCCCAGCTCGACTGGCGCGTGACGGCAGGCAATTCCTCACCGATCAACGACGGCGCGTCCGCCGTGCTCATCACCAGCAGCGAAACCGCGGCGAAGCTGGGCCTCAAGCCGCGAGCCCGCCTGCACTCGTTCTCCGTGGTCGGCGACGACCCGCTGTACATGCTGACCGGCGTCATCCCGGCGACGCGCAAGGTGCTCGACCGTGCCGGGCTGAAGCTCGAGGACATCGACGCGTTCGAGGTCAACGAAGCCTTCGCCAGCGTCGTGCTGGCGTGGCAGGCCGAACTCGGCGCGGACCTGGCCAAGGTCAACGTCAACGGCGGCGCCATCGCGATCGGCCACCCGCTCGGCGCCAGCGGCTCCCGCCTGATGACGACGCTCCTGTCCGTGCTCGAGCAGACCGGCGGCCGCTACGGCCTGCAGACGATGTGCGAAGCCGGCGGGCTCGCCAACGCGACGATCATCGAGCGCCTCTGA
- the ligD gene encoding non-homologous end-joining DNA ligase, protein MAKDSAVEVAVGDRMVRISNPDRVYFPARGETKLDLVNYYLSVGEGIVRALRERPCMLHRFPSGVAGEKVHQKRVPHGAPPWLETVRVHFPRYGRYADELCVTEAAHVAWAVQMSTVEFHPWNSRRADTEKPDEWRIDLDPMPDCPFDTVRRIAHVAHEVLDELGAIGWPKTSGGRGLHVYVRIEPRWGFAEVRRAALAFAREVERRAPEYVTTTWWRKDRDPRKLFVDYNQNARDHTIASAYSVRGVPEGTVSTPIRWDEVDDVEPRECTIATVPARFARLGDLHAGIDDTAFSLEPLLEWADRDGLDAEDS, encoded by the coding sequence ATGGCGAAAGACTCCGCGGTGGAGGTCGCGGTCGGGGACCGGATGGTGCGGATCTCGAACCCGGACCGGGTGTACTTCCCGGCCCGGGGCGAGACGAAGCTCGACCTCGTCAACTACTACCTGTCCGTGGGCGAGGGCATCGTGCGTGCCCTGCGAGAGCGCCCGTGCATGCTGCACCGGTTCCCGTCGGGCGTCGCGGGGGAGAAGGTGCACCAGAAGCGCGTACCGCACGGCGCCCCGCCGTGGCTGGAAACGGTCCGCGTGCACTTCCCGCGTTACGGGCGCTACGCCGACGAGCTGTGCGTGACCGAGGCGGCGCACGTCGCGTGGGCGGTGCAGATGTCCACTGTGGAGTTCCACCCGTGGAACTCCCGTCGCGCCGACACGGAGAAACCCGACGAGTGGCGCATCGACCTGGACCCGATGCCCGACTGCCCGTTCGACACGGTCCGCCGGATCGCCCACGTCGCCCACGAGGTGCTGGACGAACTCGGCGCGATCGGCTGGCCGAAAACGTCGGGCGGCCGCGGCCTGCACGTCTACGTGCGCATCGAACCGCGTTGGGGCTTCGCCGAGGTCCGCCGCGCCGCGCTGGCCTTCGCGCGGGAGGTCGAGCGGCGCGCGCCCGAGTACGTGACGACCACGTGGTGGCGCAAGGATCGCGACCCCCGCAAGCTCTTCGTGGACTACAACCAGAACGCCCGCGACCACACGATCGCCAGCGCCTACTCCGTCCGCGGGGTCCCGGAGGGCACCGTGTCGACCCCGATCCGCTGGGACGAGGTGGACGACGTCGAGCCACGCGAGTGCACCATCGCGACGGTGCCCGCCCGTTTCGCCCGGCTGGGCGACCTGCACGCGGGCATCGACGACACGGCCTTCTCCCTGGAGCCGCTGCTGGAGTGGGCCGACCGCGACGGGCTCGACGCGGAGGACTCGTGA
- a CDS encoding sulfite exporter TauE/SafE family protein, with the protein MNWTTGTLAFAAGLIISVVTTPVGVSGAVFLLPVQVSVLGVPSPAVTPTNLLFNVVAVPGALLRHRRDGNLRGPLTRLMLAGTVPGVVIGAVIRVFAVPSPSVFRLLVAAFLLPLGGWLCVRARRPGRHHTGAEPAPRSILALALTVGVVGGIYGIGGGSLLSPILVNRGLPVATVTPAALASTFVTSLAGAASFALLAMTAPGDIAPDWFVGLACGLGGLCGGYLGTRLQPRLPETGLRLLLGILAIGVGSLYVVQAALA; encoded by the coding sequence GTGAACTGGACGACGGGCACGCTCGCGTTCGCCGCGGGGTTGATCATCTCTGTGGTGACCACTCCCGTGGGCGTGTCCGGTGCGGTTTTCCTGCTCCCCGTCCAGGTCAGCGTCCTCGGTGTGCCGAGTCCCGCGGTCACCCCGACGAACCTCCTGTTCAACGTCGTGGCGGTCCCCGGCGCGCTGCTCCGGCACCGCCGCGACGGAAACCTGCGCGGACCGCTGACGCGGCTGATGCTCGCCGGCACCGTGCCGGGGGTCGTGATCGGCGCCGTGATCCGGGTGTTCGCGGTGCCGAGTCCCAGCGTGTTCCGCCTCCTCGTCGCGGCCTTCCTCCTGCCGCTCGGCGGCTGGCTGTGCGTGCGGGCGCGGCGTCCCGGCCGCCACCACACCGGCGCGGAGCCGGCACCGCGGTCGATCCTCGCGCTGGCACTCACCGTCGGGGTGGTCGGCGGGATCTACGGGATCGGTGGTGGTTCCCTGCTGAGCCCGATCCTGGTCAACCGCGGACTGCCCGTCGCCACCGTGACGCCGGCCGCGCTCGCTTCCACGTTCGTCACCTCGCTCGCCGGCGCCGCCTCCTTCGCCCTGCTGGCGATGACGGCGCCCGGCGACATCGCGCCCGACTGGTTCGTCGGTCTCGCCTGCGGCCTCGGCGGGCTCTGCGGCGGCTATCTCGGGACCCGGCTCCAGCCCCGGCTCCCCGAAACGGGCCTGCGGCTCCTGCTCGGCATCCTGGCCATCGGGGTCGGGTCGCTCTACGTCGTCCAGGCCGCGCTGGCCTGA
- a CDS encoding SDR family oxidoreductase: MTEFPDADWDRLLATNLTSAFLVGREVARRMTPRGRGKIVNVCSLQSEVVRPGIAPYAATTGGLKMLTKGMCADLGPPGIQVNGLGPGYFRTELTAALAADEEFSAWVRKRTPAGRWGEASDLVGPLLFLCSPASEFVSGQILYADGGMLSVL, translated from the coding sequence TTGACCGAGTTCCCGGACGCGGACTGGGACCGGCTGCTCGCCACCAACCTCACGAGCGCGTTCCTCGTCGGACGGGAGGTCGCGCGGCGCATGACCCCGCGGGGCCGCGGCAAGATCGTGAACGTCTGCTCGCTGCAGAGCGAGGTCGTGCGTCCGGGCATCGCGCCCTACGCGGCCACCACGGGCGGGCTGAAGATGCTGACCAAGGGCATGTGCGCCGACCTCGGCCCGCCGGGCATCCAGGTCAACGGGCTCGGCCCTGGCTACTTCCGCACCGAGCTGACGGCCGCGCTGGCCGCCGACGAGGAGTTCAGCGCGTGGGTGCGGAAGCGGACGCCGGCGGGACGCTGGGGTGAGGCCAGCGACCTCGTCGGGCCGTTGCTGTTCCTGTGCTCACCGGCCTCGGAGTTCGTGTCGGGGCAGATCCTCTACGCCGACGGCGGGATGCTGTCCGTCCTCTGA